The Yamadazyma tenuis chromosome 2, complete sequence sequence GCTGCGTCTGCTTTAGCCCGTGATTGTATAATGAATTCATACGTGGCTACTGGTGATGATGCTGGAggaaaaacaaaaacattGAATTAGGTGCGCACTAAGGCAAGGCAACCAAATGCAATTTAACCAAAGAAACGAATAAATGCCAAAAGCAAGGCAAACGTACCAGAACTCACACCGATCAACCATTGCATGACCTGGGTTTTGACCTGCTTGATTTGCATTTGCATATTGGCGATTTCCTCGTCAATTCTGGTGTAAGTATCTTCGATCTTCAGTTCATGAGTTgagttttcttctcttaTCCGCcccttttccaagtttaaGTCAAGCCTCACACCCGCTTGATTCTTGGTGATCTCCTCCTTTATACGGTTTTTAAGATTGGTTAGATCCGTCTTTAACTGctcttgttctttcttAAGGTTATTAAACTCAGACTTATCCATGGTCTGTAGCTCTCCTTTCAATTTGGCAAAGTCAACCTTCTGCTCATACGCAGTTGACGATAgagtttctttggtgaCCAAGTTACGGGTGATCGAATAGATTCCATCGTTAATGGCTTTGTTAACAATATTGACGGCTGTTTCTGCTTGTTGCGCGTTGAACCCcccattttgttgaagcGATTGaacaaacttcttggtgtcGAACTTGGTGATCGACGATAACCGTCTGGCCGAACCCATTCCGACTTGTAAGATATTCTTGTTTTTGACTGCTGTAGTAAACATAGTGTGCTAGAAAAACTAATGATAAAAATGGAGTGCGAAATTACTTCTTCACATCTCCACTATGTTAGCATTTCGAACACTTGGTGCTAGCTCCAAGCTTATGTCCCGTTTGATGACCAGGGGCCAAGGTTCTTTTGCCATGAACATAAACATGTTGGGGGTGCGGATGTACGCTAAGGACTCGAAGTACAGAAATATCGATGAATTCAATAAGTTCAAAACcgagttcaagtttggtGACGGAGTACAAGAGCATGTTTCTGAAGgctccaacaccaaagaAATCCACTCGCGGATCGCCGAACaacaagaggaagaaaagcaGCAGAGTATCaatgagcttcttgaaaGTGATCCTCGTTTGCTGCAACTTGAGTACGGATCACCAGAGTACAAAGAGATGCTCTTTCGAATCAGTGAGGAGTTCAGACGAAAAGAGCGCAAAAATCGGCAACGATACGAGAGCCGTGAGAGGTTCAAGGCGGTTGGGTACGGAATCGCCGCCATCGTCGGTATTGCATCTCTCCATCAGTTTATATTTCACTACCAATGGTATAAATCtgtgttcaacaagtcgaGCTACGATGTGGACGAATCACAAGTGAAAACAACCGTCACCAACGTTAAAAAGCTTGGTTATATGCAAGGCAAGTTACAGCAGATGTTAGACGCTTCGTTTTTGGGGTCAGTTCTCAACTCTGAACAGAACCTGGGGTTGTATGTGTTTGGTTCTCACAATGGCAGCAAGTTGCCAATCAGAATTGAGTTTTTCGATCATATGCTTTTGAAGGATGTCCAGATCTCAGGGGACTTTTTGGTTGCAGTTGCAGACAATGGCAAGGTGTACCAGTATACTAAGACCATGAAACAACCAGAGTTAGTTCGTTTGCCTAGCAAAATAGAGCTGTGTAAAATTTCTCAAGGGTTTGTGTATTTTTTAACTGTGCTGGGACAAGTTGTCTATGCTCCTAGACCCGATAAAGAGGTGCAGTTCATCTCCCCTCAATCCAGAAACTGGGTGGGTATCAAACGTGATGATGGGTACAGCTCTCTTGACCTTTCTGACTTCAACAGAGGTGAAAAGGTGAATGAGATGTCCGCTGGAGACAACCACATGTTGCTTCTCACAAACCAGGGCAGACTATTCAACTTAAAGACCGCAGAAGGACCCAACTATGGCCAATTTGGAACTCCTGCCTTCGCTCCTGTTAAAAACTCGGAAGTCCCTGTTAATGAGGTATTCCCATTGACGTCCTTGAATAATGAGCTTGTTTCTGATGGAGATGCTAGGTTCCTTCGTCCCCGTACTTTCACCCACATCGCTAGTGGTAGCTTTCATAATTTGGCTTCTGACTCCAATGGTGATATCTGGTGTTGGGGCAAAAACTCTCATGGACAATGTGGGATGAACGTCACCCATAAGAGTGATGTGCAACCAATTCCGCAGAAAGTGTTTAGTTTCAcagacttcaagaagatcttgaagacAGAAGTCTTGAGAGTAGAAAAGCTTGATTGCAGTGAGGAAACCAGTTATGTTATGCTTAAGAACAAAAATGAAACCGATGTTTTACTAAGCTTCGGAAATGGTATAAAAGGACAACTCGGTATCAGCAGATATTTACATCTCTCTAACGTTCCTTTGGTGGTCAAGACATtaaacttgaaggagtttAATGAGACCACCAACAAGGTACAAGATATTGGTATCAAGGAAATCAGCAGTGGTCTCAACCATACCATTGTCAAATTGGACAATGTTGGATCTAAAAAGGATATCATgatttttggtgataacGAATTTGGCCAGTTCGGAAATGGGAAATTGATCCGAAGCTCCAAGCCCGTACCGATTCCTGAGTTGATTGAACCTCACGATATCGTTGATATCGAAAATATGGAAACCATGAAACTGTTGACCAAAAGAGTGTTTGATCCAGATAACAGACTCTCTTTGAAAGAGCTGTTGAAGATAAACGGTACCACCGTTGAGCAAGTGATCAAGGCCACTGGCAACAGTTCTGTGATCTACTACAAACGTAAGTAGAAGCTCATCGCAACATGTATATAGTTTGGGTATTTATTATGAGATATAATTAACTAAAGAAAAGGAAGGAAATCTACAATTTAAAGATTTCATTCAAGATTCTAATAGTGTCTGCTGGGGAATCGACGGCATGACCAATGGTTCTTTCGTCGGTGTAGATTTCGTAATCGTTACCACCCTTGTAAGACTTGTCACCAAAAAAgtggatttcttcaaacccTTCATTGGCAACGTGTTGCAAACAATAGGTCTTGTCCCAACCAGTTGGGAAAACGTCAAACGAGATTTGACCACCAATGGAGTAAGTCAAACCGAAGTCAGCGAAGTTTTCTCTCAAGGCTTCAACCATCTTGGTTCTGATGTTGGCCTTCTtgtcaaagatttcaaattcatttCTTTCCTTAGTGGAGGCATTTCTACCCACTGGAGAAACGTTGATCATACCGTTTCTGAATTCAACAAAAGTACCTCTTCTAACTGGAATATCGATCTCAGACAAGTACTTCAATATGAACttaatcaacttgttgtaCTTTTCTTCACCGATCCAACCAATGAAAGATTGGGATGCTAATTCCTTACCCAACTTGTAGGCAGTCAAACCGTTTTCGGAAAAACAGTAGTCAAAGTCCTCCAAAACAGTAGCTCCTAACTGTTCGACTTGTTTACTCAAGTCCGAGccaccaacaaaaccaaTCACAACCTTTTCAcgcaacttcttcaaggtttgTTTCATTTCATCTGAAACTTCCAATCTGGCGGGAGTCAAAGTCCCGTCGACGTCGAACAAAACCAAGGTTTTTGGGTTTTCTTTGTGTGCAAAAGACATGTTTATGGTTTTCTAAATGGTATCAAATATGATTGGAAAAATTGAGGATCCCGATGTATTTATATTTGGTGTTTGGACAACAAAGCGCTTTATGAAAATCCAGCGAACACGTTCAAGGCACGACGGCCAGTGCAACAATCTCAATACAAGGCTCGCACAGCCTAAAACACAACGTTGCATATACGATTATTGTTGGGATGAACATATATTCAGTTAACAGTTACATAACTAATTATACAGTCAGAAACTTAAGCTTGGTATTGGTAGTCTGGGAACTCTCTCAAGTTGTGTTCCAAAACACCTTTTCTGGACAAGAACTTAACGTAAGCACCGTCATCTTTAACTTCACCATTTTGTTTCTTAGCAGTGTATTCATCTCTGTTCAATGGAGTGAAACCCCACTTCTTGGAGATAATAATCTTTTGTTGACCTGGGAACTTGTATCTAGCTCTTCTCAAACCTTCAATAACAACATCCTTGTTGCTGTCCTTGGTTCTAGCAGACATGATAATTTGACCAATGTCAACTCTGGCAGCTAAACCGTGAGGCTTACCCCAAGCACCTCTCATACCTTGTTGCAATCTATCGGCACCGGCACAAGACAACATCTTGTTAATTCTCAAAACGTGGAAAGGGTGAACTCTGACTCTCAAGTGGAAAGAATCTCTACCAgagatggtggtgatgtaCTTGTTGGCACAAATACGGGCGGCTTCCAAAGCTTCGGAGGACAATTGTTCTAATTCGTTAGAAACCAAGTGAATACACAATGGgaattcatcaacagtAGCCTTCTTTCTACCCAAATCATAGATTCTAATCTTAGCATCTGGGACAGCTCTGTTATATCTGGATTTTGGGAAAGGCTTGTTCTTACAGTATCTGTAACATCTAGCTGGTCTTCTAGCCATTTTCTAAACGGATTGTTAGTATATGAAAtatgttcaacaaaaacgTATGGGAAGATTATGTGAAAATTTGTGCTTATTAATACAGGTATTTTTGAATCAAAGTTGGATCCATCACTTCCGACTGGTGTGTACTCCAGCAAACAAAGAGGAGGTTTGTGTACCAGCCTTATTCATCACTATCGGTGTTGTACGTCGTATCCCATTCGTtatggtggttttggtaCATACTAATAGTTATTAGTTGCTTAGTTATAGGTAAAAAAAACTTCGCTCAAGAATGCGCAGACGGAAAATCACTAAAGGTGTCACAAAAGCCACCAAGTCGCCACCGGTCACGGAGCGCGCACACGTGCTAAGGAGGGCAACAGCCCCAGCAGCCACCCTCATCTCAAACAAATCAGTGCGAATAAATCTTCTGCTCATCGCTATGGGAAGGTACAGTGTAAAGAGATATAAAACTAAGAGAAGAACCAGAGACTTGGATCTTGTCTACGATGACCTCTCACTGAAGGAGAGCATCTATaggttgaagaaccagCCGGTGGACGAAAACTTACCGGGATTGGGTCAGTACTACTGTATCGAATGTGCCAAATACTTTGAGACCCAGAGGATGTTGGATCACCACACCAAGAGTAAAAAGCACAAGAGAAGAGTCAAGGAATTGCACCAGAGGCCGTACACCTCGTTGGAAAGTGAAGCTGCCTCGGGTGTTAatatgttgaagttcatggAGTCTGTTGACAAGTATAAGCGGATTGAGCAgtacaagaaagaaaacaagcaagaacttgaagaattaaTCGCCCAGAAAAATCCAGATTTGGATACTATTCTTGGCGTCAATGACGCTGCTGAAGAGACGGATGCTGCAACCGAAGCTGCTACTGCTGGTGACAATGATGCTGATATGATGCAATAGTTATGATAGACAATGTACGACATATGGAAAGTGTATCGTTTGGATGATACTTGGGTCATCAGTGACCATAATCAAATTCTGTTCTTTTTCTCGTTTGTTGGTGGGCTAGTTCTTTTAGTTGGTGTAATACCAATACTAGTGTTTAAACCTGTGGATTATTATTTACTATTATGGAACAATTTCCTGAAGGCAGTTGGTTAACGGATGTTGCATTGAAAACTTTTTCATTCTTctatttcaacaacatgtTGTAGCATTGACCACCTATCGGTGTTATATTTCATCTTGTATCTCTTTCAACATTCTAATCATTGCTGCCAAATCTTAGATACCTCAGATCTGTTCGCGCTTGTGTGAAAATGGCGAATTACGTAAATATGAGAATAAAGGTCAAAACCCCAACTAAAGTTAAAGTCCTAACAATCGATGACAACTTAACCGAGTCGCAGCTACTAGAGGAACTTCACGCTGACACAGAACTTTTTCCTGGTCTCTCTAAAATACTGACCATCAAAACCGGCTTTCCTCCCAAGCCCCTCTCCATCCCTCCCAGCGAGACTATCAGAAAGTATATCCACAATGGAGACCAGCTATTGATTGAGGTCGGAGATGAGAAGTCACCAGAATCAAGGGAGAACCCCATCTCGAAGGAAGTCAACGACGATATTCCCAACGTCCATATCGGTGAATTGAACCAATATCTTATTCTACGCAATATCAAGGACGATAACTCGTGTATGTTCAATGCCATTGGATACGCCACTAAAACCGACTCAGCCACCGAAATGAGAGCCGTGTGTGCTTCATATATCATGTCTGACCCCGACAAGTTCGACGAAGTGACGCTTGGCCGGTCTAATGATGACTACTGTTCTTGgatcaccaagaaggaCTCGTGGGGAGGCGCTATCGAGCTTGGGATCTTGAGCGACTACTACAAAGTCCGGATAAATTGCATCGACATTGAGCTGGGAAATATCATaaagtttgaaaatgaagattCTCCTCCAAGCtctttcatcaacttaGTGTACTCGGGAATTCATTACGATGTTTTGAGTGCAAACCCCATTCTCAGCACCCTGGAAAAAGACAAGGACATTGACACTAGTTTATGGCAGCGTGGATCTCCTGAAGAGACTCCCATTATGAAAGCCGCTGAATCATTGTGCAAGTTGTTGCAAACCAAAAACTATACTACCAATACAACACGGTTCCGAATTCGATGTCTCGAGTGCTATGATGTGCTCGTTGGAGAAACAGGGGCAGCTAAACATGCCAATGAAAAGGGCCATTTtagatttggagaagtatGATCTGGAGGTTATCTTGTTGGTCTTCTGATCTTTCTACACCATCCACTTCATACCAAATGGTAAGAGGTTTATCACTTTGAGGACACATAAGTGAGCACATACACCGACTTTTATGGCTTGAAAGAGCTTAGTTTCGACTGGCGCACAGCCTATCTTGTCAATTCTTGCGACAGTTTATATTGTGTGGGACAACTTTACACGGATGAGCCAAAACATGCTCACATCTTCAGAACCACAAGGGACTGATATGAGCTGGTTAGGTTCGGCTGGATCTAAACTAATACACGTCTTCTCTACTTCAAATCAGATAACTACCACGCCGCTTGAGATCATTCTTTGCTCAAAGCTTTGCTCTCACACCCAAAAGTTACTCCTTTCCGTCCAAAAAAGCCGTCGGCTTAATAACCCCTTTCAAATGTCAGCCTTGACGAATCACCAACTCCACATTTTCTCCAGTTGCtctacaacaacaatatcCAACTAAGCCGTCCACCTCTAAACTGAGCGTTTGCGCACGACACCCTCACACTGAAAAAAATAATCGAcatacttcttcttcactgcAAACAACCATGTCATTCGACACGCAAATATTTTGTACGTAACAGCTGTCCCTACTCGTTTGATGACACCGTCCAAACAATATACATCATAAGCTCCCCAATATACTAACAGGTACCTTCTTCAGGCCGTCAACCAAGAACCGTAgggttgatcaacaaataCTCAGATGTGGAATCGTTTCCAAAACCAGCCGCCGAATGCAGAAGTGCTGTTTATTCGGCAAATGGCAAGTACTTTGGGTACACACAACCCACcgaggtggtggtgttttcCACTGAAACCAACaaagtgttgttgaaaatcGAATTAAGTGATGTTTTTGACATTGCCTTCTCACCAAATGGGACCTATTTGTGTATGTGGCGCAAACCAGTAATGCTCAATAAAGAGAGTGGAGTCTGGAGCAAAAAcgtcaagatcttcaacattGCGAACGCTAGAATCATTATGGAGTGGTCTAATAAGCACCAGAATGGTTGGAAACCCCAATTTACTCAGGATGAAAACCTTTTTGCCAAAGGTACATTCAACCAAAAAGAAATCGAATTCTTTGACATGTCCAATGCCGCTAACGTCGAGCAAGTGACTTCAGCTGCATTCAGATACAAGCCTGAACTCCCGTATCAAAGTTTTAGTATCAGTCCTGGTTTAAACCCGTACCTTGCCATCTTCACACCCGAAAAGTCTGGTAAGCCAGCCAACGTCTCAATTTATAATATTCCCAACTTTAACCAAGCGGTATGCCTGaagaactttttcaaagcCGAACAGTGTCAGTTGAAATGGAACTCTTTGGGAACCGcattattggcattggctCTGATTGATCATGATACTACCAACCAGTCGTACTATGGAGAAACCAACTTATACCTTTTGGGAATCGCCGGGCTGTATAACTCGAGAATcgatttgaagaaagaggGACCAATCCACGATATATGTTGGTCTCCAACTGCCAGAGAGTTTGCGGTGATTTATGGTTACATGCCAAGTGAAACCAGTTTTTTCGATGCTCGTGGTAACCTTATTCATTCTTTGCCTACCTTACCCAGAAATACCATCTTGTATTCTCCTCACGGAAAGTACATCTTGGTGGCCGGGTTTGGGAACTTGCAAGGAACAGTGGATATTTATGACCGTCAAGACAAGTTTCGTAAAGTGGTGAGTTTTGAAGCTTCCAACACCAGTGTGTGTCTGTGGTCGCCCGATGGACGGTATATTTTAACTGCAACTACGTCTCCTAGGTTACGTGTGGATAACGGATTGAAGGTCTGGCACTTCAGTGGCCGGTTGATCTACTACCGTGAATATACCGAATTGTTTGCGGTGGGGTGGAAACCAGCCAAGGTGGAAGATTTCCCAGCCATTTCCAAATCAGAACCCATTCCTGGACCAGAGGCTCTGGCTCGCGaatacttggagaagaagcaACTGGCTGCCTCTCTGTCTGCCAAAAAACCAGCTGGTGCTTACAGACCTCCTCATGCCAGAAATGGGGATCTGGCTCCAAAGGCCACATCTTTGTACCAAAGAGAATTGGCTTCGTCAAACCAACCTTCCACCTTCACCCCGGGAATAAGACAAAGGGCCGTACCGGGGGCCGCACCAGTTGTGGCGAAGGAGTCAAAAACCGCTGCTAAGAACCGGAAAAAGAGAGAGACtcaaaagaaaaaagaagaggaagatgaagctGCTGCCACCGCTGCAGCCACTGCTGCAGCCACCTCTGCTGAGTCGACACCAAAGCCCGAGGAAGCCCAGCCTGAGGCTGGAGCTGTTGTGGGAGGAGTTTCCTCAATTGAGGAAAAACGGATCCGgtcgttgttgaagaagttgcgGGCTATTGagagcttgaagatgaaacaGGCGTACGGAGAAACCTTAGAAGACACACAaatctccaaaatcaacaaagaagatgagatCCGCAAAGAGTTGGACAACTTGGGATGGAGTGAGTGATTGTCGGGTGCTTATACGAATACTTTTAGTTGATTGACAGTAAATAGGCTTTATTCTTTTTTAATGCACCGAACACAACGTTGACTCCCAAAATGGCAACTCATCATCTCCTCACGACGGTGGAGGCGCGCTTTTTTTGCAAGACTTTTCTGGGCTTTGCCAATTACTTTACTATAAATAGCAATATGCAAATCCTTGATTTTCCTGGTTAATGTTATTGTAATCCCGCCTTTGTTTGAAGCAAACGCGATCTACTCCATGCAAGTCGGCGCAACATGTTCGTACCGAGCTCACCGGCGAACAAATGGTTCCCAGTGCTAACCTGCAAAACTCTAAAAATAATGCattattgttcaaaacAAATTTCGCGTTCGTCGcgttggtgttggtagTCAACTGCTGTTGTGCCTGGCGACCGAGTTGCAACGACAGCGCGCTACCGCTGCCGCGCGTCAGCATCGACGCCGTCAGATTTGGCGATAGACCCAGGGCGTGGAACTGTAGAATCCCTGTTATCCCTTGACGAGACATCTACCGCCCATGCCAGCAACACTTCAAGAAACCCTTCGTAATAGCAGAGCCCTGTAGATATTCTAAACTCTCTCTAGGTATACTTTGACCAACATTTTTGTGGATAATTTAGTTGATATCGTTTTTATAGGAATTTTGCTTGCCAGCTTTGTGGTTCAATTTCTGATAGCAtttgtttttttttctcacGCTGattatttttttcttctttatACTGTTCTTTTGGATTAGTTATCCGTTATATCAACATCCCATAGGTTCTTTGAATTGTATGTATACCTTCTAGTTGTTACTAATGCTTCTACAAGACTTGCtcgatggtggtggttttttTTTGGGTATTTTGACAGGGGTTTTCAGTTGGTTCCAAGAAATGTGTGAACCAGATTGATTCTCCATtgatttgatgatttgactCCCCTAATGCGTGAATTTGACACCGGAAGTGTGCTGATATACTTGTGGTAAACCTGAATCCCTAACTACTCCTGTTGTGCCAGATCCCTGGTGATTTACGACCACTCTACAGATGAAAAGCCGATTTATCCGTGTCTCCAAGCTTCTTTTTTCCCGCATTTTTCGGGTATTCTACTTGTTGGGCGATGAAGATCCGTCTGGCGTGGttcatttgaagagaaataTCCAGGACCACTCTGAGAACTTAATTTTCCACCAAGCAGGCGCAGGTTAAATCGCACTACTAAGGATGTTAAGGGACAAGGTGCAGGTGGAACTAAAAGGCGTAAAGTGCaaattccaccaaaaggGCGGTGTGCGCGGATCTTGCATTGTAGTGGGAGTCTTACCAAATCGAGGACACGACCGCTCTGAAATAGCAATGTTACACAAAGTTCTCGGCTATAGAGGAAAATTTTCACCCGAACCTGCAACGCCTGCTTCCAGATCCGGTGGCAAATATTCCTGGCCCCGAGGGTAATTTACAGGTTACAGGGGGCTTTGCAGATTGCACCAGGTGTTTGTGAGATTGTCCCGATCCGTTCAGTATAGAGGATGTCAGGGCAGAAAAATGAAAAACGCTTCTTGATTTTTTAAAACAGATTTTTCTTCACACTTGATTTTTTCTATTCAAGTATTCCTTGAATAAATCAAATTAACCGTGAACCcgaatcatcttcaagaccttggTTTTTCTAAACACATTCGCTTCAACTTCCTCGCAGAAAAATTCCCccaaaatccacaaaaaaaCCACGCTTCCAGAAGTCTGTGCAAGTTTATTGATCCAACCAGTTTACTAACAAACGTGAAAGATGTCGTATAACGATAATAACCAAAATAATTATTATGATCCCAACCAACCGGTTGGGCATGATGGTtattatcaacaacaaccgTACGATAATGTGAACCAACAAGAATATTATGATCCAAACGCCCAATATCAGCAACCTTATGATATGGACGGTTACCAAGATCTGAACTACCAACAACAGCCAAACTACCAACAGGACCCCGAAGCCTTTAGTGAC is a genomic window containing:
- a CDS encoding uncharacterized protein (COG:J; EggNog:ENOG503NVIY; BUSCO:EOG0926142H), with amino-acid sequence MSFDTQIFCRQPRTVGLINKYSDVESFPKPAAECRSAVYSANGKYFGYTQPTEVVVFSTETNKVLLKIELSDVFDIAFSPNGTYLCMWRKPVMLNKESGVWSKNVKIFNIANARIIMEWSNKHQNGWKPQFTQDENLFAKGTFNQKEIEFFDMSNAANVEQVTSAAFRYKPELPYQSFSISPGLNPYLAIFTPEKSGKPANVSIYNIPNFNQAVCSKNFFKAEQCQLKWNSLGTALLALASIDHDTTNQSYYGETNLYLLGIAGSYNSRIDLKKEGPIHDICWSPTAREFAVIYGYMPSETSFFDARGNLIHSLPTLPRNTILYSPHGKYILVAGFGNLQGTVDIYDRQDKFRKVVSFEASNTSVCSWSPDGRYILTATTSPRLRVDNGLKVWHFSGRLIYYREYTELFAVGWKPAKVEDFPAISKSEPIPGPEASAREYLEKKQSAASSSAKKPAGAYRPPHARNGDSAPKATSLYQRELASSNQPSTFTPGIRQRAVPGAAPVVAKESKTAAKNRKKRETQKKKEEEDEAAATAAATAAATSAESTPKPEEAQPEAGAVVGGVSSIEEKRIRSLLKKLRAIESLKMKQAYGETLEDTQISKINKEDEIRKELDNLGWSE
- the PMM1 gene encoding Phosphomannomutase 1 (BUSCO:EOG09263YFH; EggNog:ENOG503NUGP; COG:I), with the translated sequence MSFAHKENPKTLVLFDVDGTLTPARLEVSDEMKQTLKKLREKVVIGFVGGSDLSKQVEQLGATVLEDFDYCFSENGLTAYKLGKELASQSFIGWIGEEKYNKLIKFILKYLSEIDIPVRRGTFVEFRNGMINVSPVGRNASTKERNEFEIFDKKANIRTKMVEALRENFADFGLTYSIGGQISFDVFPTGWDKTYCLQHVANEGFEEIHFFGDKSYKGGNDYEIYTDERTIGHAVDSPADTIRILNEIFKL
- the FMP32 gene encoding Protein fmp32, mitochondrial (EggNog:ENOG503P09U; COG:S) → MFTTAVKNKNILQVGMGSARRLSSITKFDTKKFVQSLQQNGGFNAQQAETAVNIVNKAINDGIYSITRNLVTKETLSSTAYEQKVDFAKLKGELQTMDKSEFNNLKKEQEQLKTDLTNLKNRIKEEITKNQAGVRLDLNLEKGRIREENSTHESKIEDTYTRIDEEIANMQMQIKQVKTQVMQWLIGVSSGTFALLLAFIRFFG
- the OTU1 gene encoding ubiquitin-specific protease otu1 (COG:O,T; BUSCO:EOG09263S1E; EggNog:ENOG503NWMT; MEROPS:MER0116525) yields the protein MRIKVKTPTKVKVLTIDDNLTESQLLEELHADTELFPGLSKISTIKTGFPPKPLSIPPSETIRKYIHNGDQLLIEVGDEKSPESRENPISKEVNDDIPNVHIGELNQYLILRNIKDDNSCMFNAIGYATKTDSATEMRAVCASYIMSDPDKFDEVTLGRSNDDYCSWITKKDSWGGAIELGILSDYYKVRINCIDIESGNIIKFENEDSPPSSFINLVYSGIHYDVLSANPILSTSEKDKDIDTSLWQRGSPEETPIMKAAESLCKLLQTKNYTTNTTRFRIRCLECYDVLVGETGAAKHANEKGHFRFGEV
- the BUD20 gene encoding Bud site selection protein 20 (COG:A; EggNog:ENOG503P4C5), whose translation is MGRYSVKRYKTKRRTRDLDLVYDDLSSKESIYRLKNQPVDENLPGLGQYYCIECAKYFETQRMLDHHTKSKKHKRRVKELHQRPYTSLESEAASGVNMLKFMESVDKYKRIEQYKKENKQELEELIAQKNPDLDTILGVNDAAEETDAATEAATAGDNDADMMQ
- a CDS encoding uncharacterized protein (COG:D,Z; EggNog:ENOG503P0DS) — protein: MLAFRTLGASSKLMSRLMTRGQGSFAMNINMLGVRMYAKDSKYRNIDEFNKFKTEFKFGDGVQEHVSEGSNTKEIHSRIAEQQEEEKQQSINELLESDPRLSQLEYGSPEYKEMLFRISEEFRRKERKNRQRYESRERFKAVGYGIAAIVGIASLHQFIFHYQWYKSVFNKSSYDVDESQVKTTVTNVKKLGYMQGKLQQMLDASFLGSVLNSEQNSGLYVFGSHNGSKLPIRIEFFDHMLLKDVQISGDFLVAVADNGKVYQYTKTMKQPELVRLPSKIESCKISQGFVYFLTVSGQVVYAPRPDKEVQFISPQSRNWVGIKRDDGYSSLDLSDFNRGEKVNEMSAGDNHMLLLTNQGRLFNLKTAEGPNYGQFGTPAFAPVKNSEVPVNEVFPLTSLNNELVSDGDARFLRPRTFTHIASGSFHNLASDSNGDIWCWGKNSHGQCGMNVTHKSDVQPIPQKVFSFTDFKKILKTEVLRVEKLDCSEETSYVMLKNKNETDVLLSFGNGIKGQLGISRYLHLSNVPLVVKTLNLKEFNETTNKVQDIGIKEISSGLNHTIVKLDNVGSKKDIMIFGDNEFGQFGNGKLIRSSKPVPIPELIEPHDIVDIENMETMKSLTKRVFDPDNRLSLKESLKINGTTVEQVIKATGNSSVIYYKRK